In Raphanus sativus cultivar WK10039 chromosome 5, ASM80110v3, whole genome shotgun sequence, the following proteins share a genomic window:
- the LOC108860908 gene encoding LOW QUALITY PROTEIN: UPF0481 protein At3g47200 (The sequence of the model RefSeq protein was modified relative to this genomic sequence to represent the inferred CDS: inserted 1 base in 1 codon), with the protein MDASTLPILSHASDSLDKIRSSDPMLDLESGTNHELSKTAPGVWRVPTNTDLCCIYRVPNCLRQVSPEAYTPQSVLIGPLHHSSKLKALNSHGDITNAKXMDYLNMEEHKKFYLVKFAKRLEGNNIIDGFKRVIKEDEDMIRASYLESTAWIKSREFVEMILHDSVFILELMLRFSVAGTEKIGDPLIDEPCLELTIKRDFILLENQIPFFILEKLFDPVVSILRGQTFHELTINHFGFLGKRGSEAKFRH; encoded by the exons ATGGATGCGTCAACACTTCCTATTTTGAGCCATGCTTCAGATTCGTTAGACAAGATTAGATCCTCCGATCCAATGTTAGATCTCGAATCTGGCACCAATCATGAGTTGAGCAAAACTGCTCCGGGAGTGTGGCGAGTTCCTACAAATACCGACCTATGTTGTATCTACCGAGTCCCAAACTGTCTGCGTCAAGTTAGCCCCGAAGCATACACTCCTCAATCAGTTCTCATCGGACCTCTTCACCATTCTTCGAAACTCAAAGCTCTCAACTCTCATGGAGATATAACAAACGCAA TTATGGACTACTTAAACATGGAAGAGCACAAGAAGTTTTACCTAGTGAAATTCGCGAAAAGGCTTGAAGGGAACAATATCATTGATGGATTCAAGAGAGTGATCAAAGAAGACGAAGATATGATCAGAGCAAGCTATTTAGAATCAACGGCCTGGATTAAATCTCGAGAGTTCGTGGAGATGATCCTACATGACTCTGTTTTCATACTAGAGCTCATGTTGAGGTTTTCTGTTGCAGGAACTGAGAAAATAGGGGATCCTCTCATAGACGAGCCATGTCTTGAACTCACAATCAAGAGAGACTTCATCTTGCTCGAGAACCAGATTCCATTCTTCATTCTTGAAAAACTCTTTGATCCGGTAGTTTCAATACTCCGCGGCCAGACATTCCACGAACTAACCATTAACCATTTTGGATTCCTAGGCAAGAGGGGAAGCGAAGCAAAGTTCAGACATTGA
- the LOC108859621 gene encoding uncharacterized protein LOC108859621, translating into MEEQNDAVSRGAGGESSLFDGSAHWWWAMGSGAQIMWGVRCIRRGYAGDLRLMPVKAFGIASLFVGAIATTSVAFLSASGIHTVQDAIDMGANIRTNLGITPQIPDKQITEAEDTS; encoded by the exons ATGGAGGAACAGAACGACGCCGTTAGCCGCGGCGCCGGCGGCGAGAGCAGTTTGTTCGATGGATCTGCTCATTGGTGGTGGGCGATGGGAAGCGGAGCTCAAATCATGTGGGGAGTGAGATGTATTCGGAGAGGTTACGCGGGGGACTTGCGTTTGATGCCGGTCAAAGCCTTTGGCATCGCATCACTCTTCGTCGGCGCGATAGCCACCACCTCCGTCGCGTTTCTAAGCGCCTCTGGGATCCACACG GTCCAAGATGCTATTGACATGGGAGCTAACATCAGAACCAATCTGGGAATCACTCCTCAGATACCTGATAAGCAGATCACTG aGGCGGAAGATACATCATGA